Proteins co-encoded in one Oreochromis aureus strain Israel breed Guangdong linkage group 3, ZZ_aureus, whole genome shotgun sequence genomic window:
- the LOC116325944 gene encoding programmed cell death 1 ligand 1-like codes for MDLTANMGFLCLFAHLLLFHRAFASEDQYTATIGEDVTLQCRAPRDAVVTVLEWSKPDLSVDDYVFFYRNERSYEKYQHSSFRGRVTLREPSMKDGDVSIVLKNVTVSDAGRYKCRIIMSNAASSERVLSEERSLSVTEAEHTDEVSEPVGRVGKAIRSNENHEGGQSVAVGVGVGVFCVLVLAVGLLVYKKTRKSPIILQVL; via the exons ATGGATTTAACGGCAAACAtgggttttctgtgtttatttgcACATTTGCTGCTCTTCCATCGAGCTTTTGCGTCTGAAG ACCAGTACACAGCGACGATTGGGGAGGATGTCACTCTTCAGTGTCGGGCTCCCAGAGATGCAGTCGTCACCGTGCTGGAGTGGAGCAAACCTGACCTGAGTGTGGACGATTACGTCTTCTTCTACCGCAACGAACGCTCATACGAGAAGTACCAGCATTCGTCTTTTAGGGGGCGAGTCACGCTGCGAGAGCCCTCCATGAAGGACGGAGACGTTTCCATCGTGCTGAAGAACGTCACCGTCAGCGATGCTGGAAGATACAAGTGCAGAATTATAATGAGCAATGCAGCAAGCAGCGAGAGAGTCTTAAGTGAGGAAAGATCCCTCAGTGTCACAGAAGCAG AGCACACGGATGAAGTCAGCGAGCCCGTCGGACGCGTCGGAAAAGCAATTCGGAGCAATGAGAATCACGAAGGTGGACAGAGTGTTGCAGTCGGAGTTGGAGTTGGAGTATTTTGTGTCCTTGTTCTTGCTGTTGGTTTGTTGGTCTATAAAAAAACACGCAAATCCCCCATCATTTTACAAGTGCTCTGA